The sequence below is a genomic window from Theobroma cacao cultivar B97-61/B2 chromosome 6, Criollo_cocoa_genome_V2, whole genome shotgun sequence.
CAGatttatctaatttaaaaCAGCACAAAACATCAAGAactaaatataataaaaataagcatttgtttttctcttgtaTTTATACTGAAAGGAGCCACTCTGGTTTATGCTCAAAGTCTCTACCTTTCTCTAAAGGTATTGACTTTCACACTCAAAGGTTGaatctttttcctttgtttttttcttttgctataGCAAAGTCATGGCAGATTGGCATGGTATCATGAGCAATAACACTGGTGGTTGCAGTCGGAGATCAATGAgagatgaagattttgacgaAGAAGAAGTCTGGTCTTGTGTGAAGGAGAAGGAAGATTCGAGTTCCACACCAAGGAAACCTAGGGAGTCCTCAAGTTCTTCCTCTGCATGGCGCCTTCCAAGCGCACCAAGAATGATCCGAAGGGTTGGCAACTCAGCAAGCAATGAAAACAAGGTGGCTCAGCAATCATCAGCTCCTGTGAACATCCCTGATTGGTCCGAGATATATGGCAAGCATGCAAATATGGAATCATCAAGAAACGGGTCATGGGTTGATAATGGGGGTGGCATGGTTTATGGTGATGGAGATTACGGTGGTTGTGGGGAGGATTATGAAGATGATGATATGGTCCCTCCACATGAATGGCTAGCTAGGAAGCTTGCAAGGAGtcaaatttcttctttctccgTTTGTGAAGGGATGGGAAGGACGCTTAAAGGTAGAGATCTCAGCAAAGTGAGGAATGCAGTTTTGACAAAAACAGGTTTCCTCGAGTAATGGGATAGTACCATCATCAGTTCAACATCCAAATCATCATCTTCATTGCATATTACACAACCCCATCATATTATGCCATCACCAATCATCatcagcagca
It includes:
- the LOC18597156 gene encoding uncharacterized protein LOC18597156 — its product is MADWHGIMSNNTGGCSRRSMRDEDFDEEEVWSCVKEKEDSSSTPRKPRESSSSSSAWRLPSAPRMIRRVGNSASNENKVAQQSSAPVNIPDWSEIYGKHANMESSRNGSWVDNGGGMVYGDGDYGGCGEDYEDDDMVPPHEWLARKLARSQISSFSVCEGMGRTLKGRDLSKVRNAVLTKTGFLE